In Spirosoma aureum, a single genomic region encodes these proteins:
- a CDS encoding response regulator: MKILVVDDETDIQPLFEQRFRREIRSGTMTFTFANSGESALAYLAQKGTEAVLILSDINMPGMSGLELLRRIRKSPVVPSPIVMMITAYGDQQNHDQAIRDGADDFLTKPIDFAELKNKLSQLNPL; this comes from the coding sequence ATGAAGATATTAGTGGTCGATGACGAAACGGATATTCAACCATTGTTTGAGCAACGGTTCAGACGGGAAATCCGAAGCGGTACTATGACATTTACGTTCGCCAACTCGGGCGAATCTGCCCTGGCTTATTTAGCGCAAAAAGGAACCGAAGCTGTCCTTATCCTGTCCGATATCAACATGCCTGGCATGAGTGGTCTGGAACTGTTGCGCCGGATTCGGAAGAGCCCTGTCGTTCCATCACCCATCGTCATGATGATTACGGCCTACGGCGACCAGCAGAATCATGATCAGGCCATACGCGATGGAGCCGATGATTTTTTAACCAAACCAATCGATTTTGCCGAGTTGAAAAATAAACTCAGCCAGTTGAATCCGTTATGA
- a CDS encoding adenylate/guanylate cyclase domain-containing protein, which yields MSTKILVVDDETDLELLIKQKFRRKIRENAYEFIFASNGQEALTKLAEHPDVEIVLSDLNMPIMDGLTLLTKLPALNAILKAVVVSAYGDMNNIRTAMNRGAFDFVMKPVDFSDLEITIEKTISYVAQVRETLRAIQENNILKMYVDETVINFMARPEFENSLLVSEIVEATVVFFDICGFTAISEKLPPDQVVNLLNTYFDQIVKGVIAQGGYVDKFMGDAVMAVFRGTHHLDRAIDAALAVRQQIQTNQAQLSEGIQFQPSVSTGINTGEMVSGNIGSASLRRLDYTVIGDTVNLAQRLQSVAKPNQILINESTYQRIKESFQCEKVGEVNLKNKANPVTIYEVLA from the coding sequence ATGAGTACAAAAATATTGGTGGTCGATGACGAAACTGACCTCGAATTGCTGATCAAACAGAAGTTCAGACGTAAGATTCGTGAGAATGCGTATGAATTTATCTTCGCCAGCAATGGTCAGGAAGCACTAACTAAATTAGCAGAACACCCTGATGTCGAGATCGTTTTAAGCGACCTTAACATGCCAATTATGGATGGGCTTACGCTGCTGACAAAACTTCCGGCACTGAATGCAATTTTGAAGGCAGTTGTTGTATCAGCCTATGGGGATATGAATAACATCCGCACTGCCATGAACCGGGGGGCTTTCGATTTTGTCATGAAACCGGTTGATTTTTCTGACCTGGAAATAACGATTGAAAAAACCATAAGTTATGTCGCGCAGGTACGCGAAACGCTTCGTGCCATTCAGGAAAACAATATCCTGAAAATGTATGTAGACGAAACGGTGATCAACTTTATGGCCCGGCCCGAGTTCGAAAATAGCTTATTGGTGAGCGAAATCGTTGAGGCCACAGTCGTTTTTTTTGATATCTGTGGGTTCACTGCAATCTCCGAAAAGCTACCTCCCGATCAGGTCGTTAACTTACTGAATACATATTTCGACCAGATCGTAAAAGGAGTCATTGCCCAGGGCGGCTACGTCGATAAATTTATGGGTGATGCCGTGATGGCTGTTTTCCGGGGAACTCACCACCTCGACCGTGCCATTGATGCGGCTCTGGCCGTGCGGCAACAGATTCAGACCAATCAGGCACAGCTATCAGAAGGTATTCAATTTCAACCGAGCGTGTCTACGGGTATTAATACAGGAGAGATGGTTTCAGGAAATATTGGATCGGCATCGCTCCGGCGGCTGGATTATACGGTTATCGGCGATACGGTCAATTTGGCGCAGCGGCTTCAGTCAGTGGCCAAACCCAATCAGATTTTAATCAACGAGTCTACCTATCAGCGCATTAAGGAATCGTTTCAGTGCGAAAAAGTTGGCGAAGTAAACCTGAAAAACAAAGCCAACCCCGTTACTATTTACGAAGTACTGGCTTAG
- a CDS encoding cyclic nucleotide-binding domain-containing protein: MTSAQVWYRFIGVRSTEAATVWLFFLHNFFLGIGTILVYVAANVILLENHPQTSLPIAYVSAALAMMAIGRIYTYFEHHLLLKRLAFRVLLAVSVLTFILGLFVLFGHSVASAVAIMVGYRMIYLLTNLEFWGVSAVVFDVRQGKRLFSIISSGDMPAKALGALLSVVVHAHADLVLLLLTAFVAFGAAMYVLRLTIKSHVVDVTPAQTRIHRRPTPPLISQLFGGSELVFTMCLSLAAIACVVTSVEYFFFVNVKQKFHHQVDLMQFIGFVLILTYLSALAFKLVLSWKTFERIGIRWSLAMLPIVALVGIALFGILLESNVSETGLLVYFCGLYLLLEVLRRAVFDPIFLVLFQPLTPHTRLKGHTLVKGFYEPLGMALAGVLLYSLHYFPQLPYWIPFVWMALFMGLALFFLNRTYRHYLDTLKNALERRFLGNDDLLMPVAARKAIISNLQSDDSTDVLNAIDWLQQHEPATLVAQSAALLQHPDGSIRVRTLSSLQIQTDPTLLFALATTDTEPLLRQSAAHWLAQHPDAGSQHLTDLWQQTDLSTRIGAIQGRLKANPDDQTARQHLSDLLKSDDISHRKAVLTLHAFFTQSQQHLMVDEALTSQDVALQQAGIQVAGSLIGNRLTPTVIGLLTRPLLWRAAMESLISGGEAVVPYLRMAVQPQANRILIQRIARVCGHIDAPESRELLVELAELPNLFWRAAALKALRNFDPLTADSARFQAILDEEWQLAQRLFRSLAGEPNVYLATCLEYELTLLQQRVFGLLMQLYDPQPIADAQRGVANATRDRKANALEMLDNLIPQPVYRSLQTLVDDLPVDEKLRLLAKLLAPVPDSEPIEVYIIRQGEAYFSDWTISVALNQIKASEGILTYIYPHLNSANLLIHESALNALQQLAANEAVSQQKLVASLNGYDYMSIKHSQTAQVSAVDRVIALKRTALFADTPENVLSSVAQIMNEVTFHEGQEIFAKGETGTSLFIIYDGEVGIFDGSEQLAKFTKGGFFGELALLDAEPRSATAIAHSDTLTFRIDHDDFYDLMEERGEVLQNIIRALCQRLRRQNELLRDLSASA; encoded by the coding sequence ATGACATCTGCTCAGGTCTGGTATCGGTTCATTGGTGTTCGCTCAACGGAAGCGGCAACAGTCTGGCTCTTTTTTCTGCATAATTTCTTTTTAGGCATTGGCACCATCCTAGTGTATGTGGCGGCCAATGTGATTCTGCTCGAAAATCATCCTCAAACCAGCTTGCCGATTGCGTATGTAAGTGCTGCCCTGGCCATGATGGCTATCGGTCGGATTTATACGTACTTCGAGCATCATCTGTTATTAAAACGACTCGCTTTCCGGGTGCTGCTGGCTGTTTCTGTTCTGACCTTTATTCTGGGTTTGTTTGTGCTTTTTGGCCATTCCGTAGCATCAGCCGTGGCAATTATGGTTGGTTACCGGATGATTTATCTATTGACAAATCTGGAATTCTGGGGTGTTTCGGCGGTTGTGTTCGATGTGCGACAGGGCAAGCGATTATTCAGCATTATCAGTTCGGGAGACATGCCCGCCAAAGCACTTGGCGCTTTGCTGTCGGTCGTGGTACACGCTCATGCCGATCTGGTTTTATTGCTGCTTACCGCATTTGTGGCCTTTGGCGCGGCCATGTATGTACTAAGGCTTACGATTAAGTCGCATGTCGTTGATGTAACGCCAGCCCAAACCCGAATCCATCGACGCCCGACGCCACCACTCATCAGCCAGTTGTTTGGCGGGAGCGAACTTGTCTTTACCATGTGCCTGAGCCTGGCCGCGATTGCCTGCGTGGTAACGAGTGTCGAGTATTTTTTCTTTGTCAACGTCAAACAAAAATTTCACCACCAGGTCGATCTGATGCAGTTTATCGGCTTCGTACTTATCCTGACGTACCTATCGGCCTTAGCGTTTAAGTTGGTACTGTCCTGGAAAACGTTCGAGCGGATTGGCATTCGCTGGTCGCTGGCGATGCTGCCCATTGTCGCCTTAGTTGGCATAGCGCTGTTTGGTATTCTACTGGAATCGAATGTAAGCGAAACGGGTCTGCTGGTCTATTTTTGTGGCTTGTATTTGCTTCTGGAAGTGCTTCGCCGGGCCGTATTCGATCCGATTTTTCTGGTTCTGTTTCAACCCCTTACACCACATACCCGGCTAAAAGGGCATACATTGGTTAAAGGCTTTTACGAGCCGCTCGGAATGGCATTGGCTGGCGTATTGTTGTATAGCCTGCATTACTTTCCGCAGCTTCCGTACTGGATTCCTTTTGTATGGATGGCGCTGTTTATGGGGCTTGCCCTGTTTTTTTTGAATCGGACGTATCGCCACTATCTTGATACTCTAAAAAATGCATTGGAGCGCCGTTTTCTGGGTAACGATGATCTGCTGATGCCCGTAGCCGCTCGCAAAGCCATTATCAGCAATCTGCAAAGTGATGATTCTACCGATGTGCTGAATGCTATTGACTGGCTACAACAGCATGAACCGGCTACATTAGTGGCGCAGTCGGCAGCGTTACTGCAACATCCCGACGGGTCGATACGGGTCAGGACATTAAGTTCGCTACAGATTCAAACGGACCCTACTTTGTTATTCGCTCTTGCGACGACAGATACCGAACCACTTCTGCGCCAATCGGCTGCTCACTGGCTAGCGCAACATCCCGATGCTGGCAGTCAGCACCTGACCGACCTCTGGCAACAAACCGATCTGTCAACTAGAATAGGAGCCATTCAGGGCCGATTAAAAGCCAATCCTGATGATCAGACTGCTCGTCAGCATCTATCCGACCTGCTCAAATCCGATGATATATCACACCGAAAAGCCGTTCTGACACTCCATGCGTTTTTTACGCAAAGTCAACAACACCTCATGGTTGATGAGGCATTGACTAGTCAGGACGTAGCGTTGCAACAGGCTGGTATACAGGTAGCCGGGAGTTTGATTGGAAATAGATTGACACCCACGGTTATTGGTTTACTGACGAGGCCTTTACTTTGGCGGGCAGCAATGGAGAGCCTGATCAGTGGAGGAGAAGCCGTCGTTCCCTATCTGCGGATGGCGGTGCAGCCTCAGGCAAACCGGATACTGATTCAACGTATAGCCCGCGTATGTGGTCACATTGATGCGCCCGAAAGCCGGGAGCTATTGGTCGAATTAGCCGAATTGCCCAATCTGTTCTGGCGGGCTGCTGCACTAAAAGCCCTGCGAAATTTTGATCCGCTGACAGCTGATTCGGCAAGGTTTCAGGCTATTCTGGATGAGGAATGGCAATTGGCGCAGCGCTTATTTAGAAGTCTTGCCGGTGAACCGAACGTTTATCTGGCTACGTGTCTTGAGTATGAATTAACATTGCTGCAACAGCGCGTTTTTGGTTTGCTGATGCAACTTTACGATCCGCAGCCAATTGCCGATGCCCAGCGGGGTGTCGCCAACGCTACCCGCGACCGCAAAGCCAATGCACTCGAAATGCTTGACAATCTGATTCCTCAACCGGTCTACCGCAGTTTGCAGACGCTGGTCGATGATCTGCCCGTTGACGAAAAACTACGATTGTTAGCTAAACTTCTGGCGCCTGTTCCCGATTCAGAACCGATAGAGGTTTATATTATCCGCCAGGGTGAAGCTTATTTTTCTGACTGGACAATCAGTGTAGCCCTGAATCAGATCAAGGCCAGTGAAGGCATACTGACTTACATCTACCCGCATCTGAACTCAGCTAATTTACTGATTCATGAAAGTGCACTCAATGCACTTCAACAACTAGCCGCTAATGAAGCCGTTAGCCAGCAAAAGCTGGTCGCTTCGCTGAATGGATACGACTATATGAGCATCAAACATTCTCAAACCGCCCAGGTTTCGGCAGTGGATCGCGTAATTGCGCTTAAACGAACAGCTCTTTTTGCCGATACCCCCGAAAATGTACTAAGCAGTGTAGCGCAGATCATGAATGAGGTAACGTTTCATGAGGGGCAGGAAATTTTTGCCAAGGGTGAAACGGGTACCAGCCTGTTCATTATTTATGATGGTGAAGTCGGAATTTTTGATGGGTCCGAACAGTTGGCAAAATTCACGAAGGGAGGCTTTTTCGGCGAACTGGCGCTGTTAGATGCTGAGCCCCGTTCGGCAACGGCAATAGCCCATTCAGATACCCTGACTTTCCGGATCGACCACGACGATTTCTACGACCTGATGGAAGAGCGGGGCGAAGTCCTGCAAAACATTATAAGGGCGTTGTGCCAGCGGTTACGCCGACAGAATGAACTCCTTCGGGATTTATCCGCGTCGGCCTGA
- a CDS encoding ATP-binding protein, which yields MDGSIVISIVIAFLVVRWFRRFMNTATYLPQWDNVLKQSWLVFIVFIVIGQLFSIKDSHLNDWYLFITFSGVVVALFMMRSYRPARTLLLAVIPFMFCFLVSTLLESIVPSFAKQYGDLLDSSKVFASIWLFTFVIIARNQKKTIEADRLKQEAEAERTRMIEAQNADLEQLVQARTAELMGQKEELQQALVHLQAAQNQLIQSEKMASLGELTAGIAHEIQNPLNFVNNFAEVSVELVDELKEELAKPEIDKDYILDLADNLTLSQQKINHHGRRADAIVKAMLQHSRSSTDERQLIDINALCDEFLRLSYHGLRAKDKEFNAELVTQFDPKADKIMAAGQEMGRVLLNLFNNAFYSVSEKKKRKIGPADYMPLVQVGTKRLSDQIEIRVRDNGLGIPQEVLDKIYQPFFTTKPTGEGTGLGLSLSYDIITKGHNGTLKVNTSENEFAEFVITLPASDGISVS from the coding sequence ATGGATGGTAGCATTGTCATAAGTATCGTCATTGCCTTTCTGGTTGTGCGGTGGTTTCGTCGATTTATGAATACGGCCACCTACCTTCCCCAGTGGGATAATGTGCTGAAGCAAAGCTGGCTAGTTTTTATTGTTTTTATTGTCATCGGGCAATTGTTTTCGATCAAGGACAGCCATTTAAATGATTGGTATCTTTTTATCACGTTCAGTGGCGTGGTCGTCGCTCTGTTTATGATGCGCTCCTATCGACCGGCCCGAACGTTATTATTGGCAGTCATACCGTTTATGTTCTGCTTTTTAGTTTCTACACTGTTGGAAAGTATTGTACCCTCATTTGCCAAACAATACGGTGATTTGCTTGATTCGTCGAAGGTATTTGCCAGTATCTGGTTATTTACGTTCGTTATTATTGCCCGTAATCAGAAAAAAACAATAGAGGCCGATCGGTTGAAGCAGGAAGCAGAAGCCGAACGCACCCGGATGATCGAAGCGCAGAACGCTGACCTTGAACAGCTTGTGCAGGCCCGTACGGCAGAACTAATGGGGCAAAAGGAAGAACTACAGCAAGCACTTGTCCATTTGCAGGCCGCACAAAATCAGCTCATTCAGTCCGAAAAAATGGCGTCATTGGGAGAGCTTACCGCCGGTATTGCTCATGAGATTCAGAACCCTCTGAACTTTGTCAACAACTTTGCCGAAGTCTCCGTCGAATTGGTCGACGAACTCAAGGAAGAATTGGCAAAACCTGAAATAGATAAAGATTACATTCTGGATTTAGCCGATAACCTGACCCTTAGTCAACAGAAAATCAATCATCATGGCCGTCGGGCCGATGCCATTGTGAAGGCCATGCTCCAACACTCCAGGAGTAGCACCGATGAACGTCAACTCATCGACATCAATGCGCTTTGTGATGAGTTTCTTCGGTTGTCCTACCATGGATTGCGGGCGAAGGACAAAGAGTTCAATGCCGAATTAGTTACTCAATTTGACCCTAAAGCCGATAAGATAATGGCCGCCGGGCAAGAAATGGGCCGGGTGTTGCTCAATCTGTTCAACAATGCCTTTTATTCTGTTTCTGAGAAGAAAAAACGAAAAATCGGGCCAGCCGATTACATGCCTCTGGTACAGGTTGGTACGAAACGCCTTTCTGATCAGATCGAGATTCGGGTCAGAGACAATGGGCTTGGCATTCCGCAGGAGGTCCTCGATAAAATCTATCAGCCTTTTTTTACGACCAAACCAACCGGAGAAGGTACTGGATTGGGGTTATCTCTTTCGTATGACATCATTACGAAGGGACACAATGGCACGCTTAAGGTGAACACAAGTGAAAACGAGTTTGCCGAATTTGTGATTACTCTACCGGCATCTGACGGAATCAGCGTATCTTAG
- a CDS encoding HD domain-containing protein: MNYQAAEHYILHQLRTNLSPTLYYHGVHHTLDVVQAARRLAEAERIDDEESVELLHTAACFHDAGFLTTYQGHEEKGGLIAREVLPRYNYLPQQIEIICGMIMATRIPQTPLTQLERIICDADLDYLGRDDFEPIADSLFQELQARNMVTSKPAWNRIQVQFLEKHHYWTTTAIAWRQATKQQWLDKLRTIVESETNLAN, from the coding sequence ATGAACTACCAGGCTGCCGAACACTACATCCTGCATCAGTTGAGGACAAACCTGTCGCCAACACTCTATTATCATGGTGTTCATCACACACTGGACGTAGTACAGGCGGCCCGTCGCCTGGCCGAAGCGGAAAGAATTGATGACGAAGAGTCCGTCGAGTTGCTGCATACAGCGGCCTGTTTTCACGATGCCGGTTTTCTGACTACTTATCAGGGACATGAAGAAAAAGGAGGCTTGATTGCCAGGGAGGTTCTGCCGCGTTATAATTACCTGCCCCAGCAGATCGAGATTATTTGTGGAATGATTATGGCCACCCGAATTCCACAAACACCCCTCACTCAGCTAGAGCGAATTATATGCGATGCCGATCTTGATTATCTTGGTCGCGACGACTTCGAACCCATTGCCGATTCGCTTTTTCAGGAACTCCAGGCCCGGAATATGGTGACCAGCAAGCCGGCCTGGAACCGCATACAGGTTCAGTTTCTGGAAAAACACCACTATTGGACCACGACTGCTATTGCCTGGCGTCAGGCTACCAAGCAGCAATGGCTCGACAAATTGCGAACCATTGTCGAATCAGAAACGAATCTGGCTAATTAA